The Streptomyces sp. NBC_00670 genome window below encodes:
- a CDS encoding helix-turn-helix domain-containing protein — translation MNSHETDMVDTGTGTYGDAFQTSDEEIGPSQRPAGAIQTFPFDPRASVSGVGMQIGPMGEDGPTWQSRAVPERVHRVDFHVVMLFTGGPVTHMIDFTDHEARAGDVLWIRPGQVHRFRPAHAYRGTALTMQPGFLPRAIVEATGLYRYDLPPLLRPDPAQLDALRHCLRQLEREYVDTATLPLSLHTAVLRHTLTAFLYRLAHLAVGSAGRPGAEGADSTTFGRFREAVERDFATNHSVSAYADALGYSRRTLVRAVRAATGETPKGFIDKRVVLEAKRLLAHTDVPVGRVGAALGFPDAANFSKYFHQRTGLTPAMFRAEVG, via the coding sequence ATGAACTCACACGAGACGGACATGGTGGACACGGGCACGGGTACCTACGGAGACGCGTTCCAGACCTCCGACGAGGAGATCGGCCCCTCGCAGAGACCGGCGGGGGCGATCCAGACCTTTCCGTTCGATCCGCGCGCGAGCGTGAGCGGGGTCGGGATGCAGATCGGGCCCATGGGGGAGGACGGGCCGACGTGGCAGTCCCGGGCGGTGCCGGAGCGGGTCCACCGGGTGGACTTCCACGTCGTCATGCTGTTCACCGGGGGGCCGGTGACCCACATGATCGACTTCACCGATCATGAGGCGCGGGCGGGTGACGTGCTGTGGATCCGGCCCGGGCAGGTCCACCGGTTCCGGCCCGCGCACGCGTACCGGGGGACCGCGCTGACGATGCAGCCCGGGTTCCTGCCGCGGGCGATCGTCGAGGCGACGGGGCTGTACCGGTACGACCTGCCGCCGCTGCTGCGCCCCGATCCGGCGCAGTTGGATGCGCTGCGGCACTGCTTGCGGCAGCTGGAGCGGGAGTACGTCGACACGGCGACGTTGCCGTTGAGCCTGCACACGGCGGTGCTGCGGCACACGCTGACGGCGTTCCTGTACCGCCTCGCCCACCTCGCCGTCGGCTCGGCGGGGCGGCCGGGAGCGGAGGGGGCGGACAGCACGACGTTCGGGCGGTTCCGGGAGGCGGTGGAACGGGACTTCGCGACCAACCACAGCGTGAGCGCGTACGCGGATGCGCTCGGGTACAGCCGGCGCACGCTGGTGCGCGCGGTGCGCGCGGCGACGGGGGAGACGCCGAAGGGGTTCATCGACAAGAGGGTGGTGCTGGAGGCGAAGCGGTTGTTGGCGCATACGGATGTGCCGGTGGGCCGCGTGGGCGCGGCTCTTGGGTTCCCGGACGCGGCGAACTTCTCGAAGTACTTCCACCAGCGGACCGGGCTGACGCCGGCGATGTTTCGAGCGGAGGTGGGGTGA
- a CDS encoding phosphotransferase family protein, with the protein MDGRSDFPQARLSDALAAAGVPEKEVADVRGLGGGTFNTVFRVRRTDGTQLVVKLAPDPSEPVLRYEHRILATEAWFYDTVRKATGVPVPAVLTPPGDKGTAAGDHLVMSECPGGNWYELGDAVEAGDRRRLRTELGRFTAALHSITGEAFGYPAEPLGPLRGSWREAFLEMVGAVLTDAGRFAVELPEDADRIRELFAAQSAVLDEVSTPRLVHFDLWDGNILVDRGPAGARIGALIDAERAFWGDPLAEFVSLSLFDDMERDDAFLEGYRTAGGTVTFDASARRRLTLYRSYLYLIMWVEAVPRRFDAERCAWLRRQVVQPLAATFDLWAAQGRERPA; encoded by the coding sequence GTGGACGGCAGAAGCGATTTCCCGCAGGCCCGGCTCAGCGACGCTCTCGCCGCCGCGGGGGTGCCGGAAAAGGAGGTGGCCGACGTACGGGGACTCGGCGGTGGCACCTTCAACACCGTCTTCCGGGTGCGCCGGACCGACGGCACCCAACTGGTGGTGAAGCTGGCACCCGATCCGAGCGAGCCCGTACTGCGGTACGAGCACCGCATCCTAGCCACGGAGGCCTGGTTCTACGACACGGTCCGGAAGGCCACCGGCGTCCCCGTACCGGCCGTCCTCACTCCGCCCGGTGACAAGGGCACCGCCGCCGGCGACCACCTGGTCATGTCGGAGTGCCCCGGCGGCAACTGGTACGAGTTGGGGGACGCGGTGGAGGCCGGTGACCGGCGACGCCTGCGCACCGAGCTGGGGCGCTTCACGGCCGCCCTGCACTCGATCACCGGCGAGGCCTTCGGGTATCCGGCCGAACCGCTGGGTCCGTTGCGCGGGAGCTGGCGGGAGGCGTTCCTCGAGATGGTCGGCGCCGTCCTCACGGACGCCGGGCGCTTCGCCGTCGAGCTGCCCGAAGACGCCGATCGCATCCGGGAGTTGTTCGCGGCGCAGAGCGCGGTCCTCGACGAGGTGAGCACTCCGCGGCTCGTCCACTTCGACCTGTGGGACGGCAACATCCTGGTGGACCGCGGCCCGGCGGGCGCACGGATCGGCGCGCTCATCGATGCCGAGCGGGCCTTCTGGGGCGATCCGCTGGCCGAGTTCGTCTCGCTGTCGCTCTTCGACGACATGGAGCGTGACGACGCCTTCCTGGAAGGGTACCGAACGGCGGGCGGCACCGTGACGTTCGACGCGTCCGCGCGACGGCGGCTGACCCTCTACCGTTCGTACCTCTACTTGATCATGTGGGTGGAGGCGGTGCCACGCCGGTTCGACGCCGAGCGGTGCGCCTGGCTCCGTCGGCAGGTCGTACAACCCCTCGCGGCCACCTTCGATCTCTGGGCGGCCCAGGGGCGGGAAAGGCCGGCATGA
- a CDS encoding sensor histidine kinase, whose amino-acid sequence MRRPRSREHRPRTLSIHTRLFLGFGTALAACSTLMVAIIYTGIRYLPTYDFTTPIALPRTEASPPHVAPTYEPDVQDPPLKRGEPIDASGLIRDKEDVWATVLALSIGGVIVVLGIGLGAGWLLSRRLLAPLHTINRAAAKAGEGDLTYRINAQGPHDELKQLADTFDTTLARLEESFAAHRRFAANASHELLTPLATTRAILQMTGSDTSEEEFAELLPMLRETNERNIQVVQQLLRLAATEREIHDTEPVDLAELTEKTVAEQRAGTGNVTITAAIDTREPWEVMGSETLLRQLVVNLLDNACTHNVSDGTVDVRVDRVDDAIVLEVANTGPAVDPEAVDRLFEPFYRARPRVASDRSGHGLGLAIVRSIVHGHHGTVTARARATGGLLVRVELPAWQETDGAPVGAR is encoded by the coding sequence GTGAGGCGGCCTCGGAGCCGCGAACACCGGCCGCGCACACTGAGCATCCACACCCGGCTCTTCCTCGGCTTCGGCACCGCGCTCGCGGCCTGCTCCACACTCATGGTGGCGATCATCTACACCGGGATCCGTTACCTGCCGACATACGACTTCACGACACCGATCGCCCTGCCGCGGACCGAGGCGAGCCCGCCCCACGTCGCACCGACGTACGAGCCGGACGTCCAGGACCCGCCCCTGAAGCGGGGCGAGCCGATCGATGCGTCCGGCCTGATCCGCGACAAGGAGGATGTGTGGGCCACGGTCCTCGCGCTGTCCATCGGCGGCGTGATCGTGGTCCTCGGCATCGGCCTGGGCGCGGGCTGGCTCCTGTCACGCCGGCTGCTCGCACCACTGCACACCATCAACCGGGCGGCGGCCAAGGCCGGCGAGGGCGACCTGACCTATCGGATCAACGCCCAAGGCCCCCACGACGAACTGAAGCAGCTCGCCGACACCTTCGACACGACGCTGGCGCGCCTTGAGGAATCGTTCGCGGCGCACCGGCGGTTCGCCGCGAACGCCTCACACGAACTGCTGACACCGCTCGCGACAACGCGGGCGATCCTCCAGATGACCGGCAGTGACACGTCGGAGGAGGAGTTCGCCGAACTGCTGCCGATGCTGCGCGAGACCAACGAGCGCAACATCCAGGTCGTGCAGCAGTTGCTGCGGCTCGCGGCAACGGAGCGGGAGATCCATGACACCGAACCGGTGGACCTGGCCGAACTGACGGAAAAGACCGTCGCCGAGCAGCGGGCCGGGACCGGCAACGTGACGATCACCGCCGCGATCGACACCCGCGAACCCTGGGAGGTCATGGGCAGCGAGACGCTGCTGCGGCAGCTCGTCGTGAACCTCCTCGACAACGCCTGTACGCACAATGTGTCCGACGGGACGGTCGATGTACGGGTCGACCGGGTGGACGACGCGATCGTCCTGGAGGTCGCCAACACGGGTCCGGCGGTCGACCCCGAGGCGGTGGACCGGCTCTTCGAACCCTTCTACCGGGCCCGCCCCCGCGTGGCCAGCGACCGCAGCGGCCACGGTCTGGGCCTCGCGATCGTACGCTCCATCGTGCACGGCCACCACGGCACCGTGACGGCACGGGCGCGGGCCACCGGCGGTCTCCTCGTACGCGTCGAGCTGCCGGCCTGGCAGGAGACCGATGGGGCTCCCGTGGGAGCACGTTGA
- a CDS encoding response regulator transcription factor produces the protein MRVLVVEDEQYMARVLELGLRREAIAVDVVHDGTTALERVTVYDYDAVVLDRDLPGVHGDEVCRRIVAMGAECRVLMLTAAGRLGDKVEGLGLGADDYLAKPFDFPELVARLRALYRRSPMAHSPTLTFAGLTLDTHRRQAVRDGTEIRLTPKEMAVLELLMRANGGVLSAEYLLDKAWDAHADPLTNAVRLVVHTLRKKLGEPRLVHTAIGAGYYLGAK, from the coding sequence GTGCGGGTTTTAGTGGTCGAGGACGAGCAGTACATGGCGCGCGTCCTGGAACTCGGGCTGCGACGCGAGGCCATCGCCGTCGACGTCGTCCACGACGGGACGACGGCCTTGGAGCGGGTCACGGTGTACGACTACGACGCCGTGGTCCTGGACCGCGACCTGCCGGGGGTGCACGGCGACGAGGTGTGCCGCCGCATCGTCGCCATGGGCGCGGAATGCCGCGTGCTGATGCTCACAGCGGCCGGCCGGCTCGGCGACAAGGTGGAGGGCCTGGGCCTCGGCGCAGACGACTATCTCGCGAAGCCCTTCGACTTCCCCGAACTGGTCGCCCGACTCCGCGCCCTGTACCGGCGCAGCCCCATGGCTCACTCCCCGACCCTGACATTCGCCGGCCTGACCCTCGACACCCATAGGCGCCAGGCGGTCCGCGACGGCACGGAAATCAGACTCACTCCGAAGGAAATGGCCGTCCTGGAACTGCTGATGCGCGCCAACGGCGGAGTACTGAGCGCGGAATACCTGCTCGACAAGGCGTGGGACGCGCACGCCGATCCGCTCACGAACGCCGTCCGGCTCGTGGTGCACACGCTGCGCAAGAAGCTCGGCGAGCCACGACTCGTGCACACCGCGATCGGCGCGGGCTATTACCTGGGCGCGAAGTGA
- a CDS encoding ABC transporter permease, whose translation MNFSKRAWWRLTGAPGKTLTLVGLFFVVCTLALSGFLIRSAAARAADSAKKSVGAAATMQLDLNGLMASGKNDGNQGSGPNPGTIGSAGDLKRDLVDKICGSSVVTDCNYTADGAAFPTATTKLYQPVPAPVGQDSAGTDLFKVDGVRKLSEVSAFRNGDSRMIAGKGIGPDTKKDEIVVEERVAKENRLGIGDRAKLKIGEVMPGVDTSEHEFEVIGIYKNGTADTGQYVPAMMDPANQVYTSIEGASLLGGKTTKDGGTLRAATFTLADPDDLGRLKEDARKAGADLQIFPISVNDKQYKTLVGPITKTAGFATVTVWLVAVAGTLILALIVASNLRERRGELGVLLSLGEKKPKLLGQHLVEVVACAVIAIGLAGVSSQFLSEAIGNKLLAGEVDSARQDAENDSLRRDPSDPNGVSMREDGGPEAGPIDSLDVHLGPADIAEVGATGLGIAALATLVPGARVLRLNPRDILTKGN comes from the coding sequence ATGAACTTCTCCAAACGTGCGTGGTGGCGGCTCACCGGAGCCCCGGGCAAGACCTTGACGCTGGTCGGCCTGTTCTTCGTCGTCTGCACCCTGGCGCTGTCCGGCTTTCTGATCCGGTCGGCGGCGGCGCGCGCGGCCGACAGCGCCAAGAAGAGCGTGGGCGCGGCGGCCACGATGCAGCTCGACCTGAACGGGTTGATGGCGTCGGGCAAGAACGACGGGAACCAGGGCAGCGGGCCGAACCCCGGCACCATCGGATCTGCCGGCGATCTGAAGCGCGACCTGGTCGACAAGATCTGCGGGTCGTCGGTGGTCACCGACTGCAACTACACGGCCGACGGAGCAGCCTTCCCCACCGCGACCACCAAGCTCTACCAGCCGGTCCCGGCGCCTGTCGGCCAGGACAGCGCCGGCACCGACCTGTTCAAGGTGGACGGAGTGCGCAAGCTCTCCGAGGTGAGCGCCTTCCGCAACGGCGACTCCAGGATGATCGCCGGAAAGGGCATCGGGCCGGACACCAAGAAGGACGAGATCGTCGTCGAGGAGCGGGTGGCCAAGGAGAACAGGCTCGGGATCGGTGACAGGGCCAAACTCAAGATCGGCGAGGTCATGCCGGGCGTGGACACCTCGGAGCACGAGTTCGAGGTCATCGGCATCTACAAGAACGGCACGGCCGACACGGGCCAGTACGTGCCCGCGATGATGGACCCGGCCAACCAGGTCTACACGAGCATCGAGGGAGCCAGCCTCCTCGGCGGAAAGACCACCAAGGACGGCGGCACCCTCAGAGCGGCCACCTTCACGCTGGCCGACCCCGATGACCTGGGCCGGCTCAAGGAAGACGCCCGGAAGGCGGGCGCAGATCTCCAGATCTTCCCGATCTCGGTCAACGACAAGCAGTACAAGACGCTCGTCGGCCCCATCACCAAGACCGCGGGCTTCGCGACGGTCACTGTGTGGCTCGTCGCCGTCGCCGGCACGCTCATCCTCGCCCTCATTGTCGCCTCCAACCTGCGCGAGCGCCGCGGCGAGCTGGGCGTCCTGCTCTCCCTCGGCGAGAAGAAGCCCAAGCTGCTCGGCCAGCACCTCGTCGAAGTCGTCGCCTGCGCCGTCATCGCGATCGGACTCGCGGGCGTGAGCAGCCAGTTCCTCTCCGAGGCGATCGGCAACAAGTTGCTCGCCGGCGAGGTCGACTCGGCCAGGCAGGATGCCGAGAACGACAGCCTCCGACGCGACCCCAGCGACCCCAACGGCGTGAGCATGCGGGAAGACGGCGGGCCCGAGGCCGGGCCGATCGACTCGCTCGACGTGCACCTCGGCCCGGCCGACATCGCCGAGGTCGGTGCCACCGGACTCGGCATCGCCGCCCTGGCCACCCTCGTCCCCGGCGCCCGCGTCCTGCGCCTCAACCCGCGCGACATCCTCACGAAGGGCAACTGA
- a CDS encoding ABC transporter ATP-binding protein has product MTTAPATDPNAPGAPAAPILELADVTRTYSTGNRRRVVLKSVSYAFETGRMYAVVGPSGSGKTTLLSLASGLDAPTSGSIRFQGRDVAELGLGTYRNRHVATVFQSLNLLTYMNAVQNVTSAMEITGVRGGRRKQRANELLELLGIEPVDRTRRTLQLSGGQQQRVAIARALACEVDILFADEPTGALDHETAAGIIKVFQKLAHDDGKCVIVVTHSREVAAACDETLMLKRGKLVPQG; this is encoded by the coding sequence GTGACCACCGCTCCCGCCACCGACCCGAACGCACCCGGCGCACCGGCCGCGCCGATCCTCGAACTCGCCGACGTGACCCGCACGTACAGCACCGGCAACCGTCGCCGCGTCGTCCTCAAGTCCGTCTCGTACGCCTTCGAGACCGGCCGCATGTACGCCGTCGTCGGCCCGTCCGGCTCCGGCAAGACGACGCTGCTGTCCCTGGCCAGCGGCCTCGACGCGCCCACCTCGGGAAGCATCCGCTTCCAGGGCCGCGACGTGGCCGAGCTCGGACTCGGCACGTACCGCAACCGGCACGTGGCCACCGTGTTCCAGTCACTGAACCTGCTCACCTACATGAACGCCGTCCAGAACGTGACCTCCGCCATGGAGATCACCGGTGTCAGGGGCGGCCGCAGGAAGCAGCGCGCCAACGAACTGCTCGAGCTCCTCGGCATCGAGCCCGTCGACCGCACCCGCCGCACCCTCCAACTCTCGGGTGGCCAGCAGCAGCGCGTCGCCATCGCCCGCGCGCTCGCCTGCGAGGTCGACATCCTCTTCGCCGACGAGCCGACCGGCGCCCTCGACCACGAGACCGCCGCCGGCATCATCAAGGTCTTCCAGAAGCTGGCGCACGACGACGGCAAGTGCGTGATCGTCGTGACGCACTCCAGGGAGGTCGCCGCCGCCTGCGACGAGACCCTGATGCTCAAGCGGGGGAAGCTGGTCCCGCAGGGCTGA
- a CDS encoding glycoside hydrolase family 16 protein produces MTETSSSGSRRTHHRRRSLRRALVAVIGTLGLAAAAATATTGSASASAPTPPAGWSQVFLDDFNGAAGTGVDTNNWQYDTGTSYPGGAANWGTGEVETMTSSTSNVALDGAGNLQITPRRDASGHWTSGRIETRRTDFQPPAGGKLRVQARIQLPNVTGAAAKGYWPAFWTLGAPFRGNYQNWPAVGELDIMENVQGLNTDWATMHCGTNPGGPCNETTGIGGSTPCSGTTCQAGFHTYAMEWDRSTSPEEVRFYLDGVNFHTVRANQVDATTWANATNHGYFVILNVAMGGGFPGAFGGGPDAGTEPGHPMTVDYVQVLSSSGDGSGTTPPPTGNRDAYGTIQAESFDSQSGTFTESTSDSGGGQNIGAVANGDWALYKGVNFGSSAAHQFSARVASGAGSGVSGLVEVRLDSRSAAPIGSFALANTGGWQSWRTVPANISGVTGTHDVYLTFTSGQPADFVNVNWFTFGH; encoded by the coding sequence ATGACCGAGACATCCTCCTCCGGCAGCCGCCGGACCCACCACAGACGCCGTTCACTGCGGCGCGCGCTCGTCGCCGTCATCGGCACCCTGGGCCTGGCGGCCGCCGCGGCGACCGCCACCACCGGTTCCGCCAGCGCCTCGGCGCCCACTCCCCCGGCGGGCTGGTCCCAGGTCTTCCTGGACGACTTCAACGGTGCCGCGGGCACCGGGGTCGACACCAACAACTGGCAGTACGACACGGGCACTTCGTACCCCGGCGGCGCCGCCAACTGGGGCACGGGCGAGGTCGAGACGATGACCTCCAGCACCAGCAACGTCGCGCTCGACGGGGCCGGCAATCTGCAGATCACCCCGCGCCGCGACGCCTCCGGGCACTGGACCTCCGGCCGCATCGAGACCCGCCGCACCGACTTCCAGCCGCCGGCCGGCGGGAAGCTGCGGGTGCAGGCCCGCATCCAGCTGCCCAACGTCACCGGCGCGGCGGCCAAGGGCTACTGGCCGGCGTTCTGGACGCTGGGCGCCCCGTTCCGCGGCAACTACCAGAACTGGCCGGCCGTCGGTGAGCTGGACATCATGGAGAACGTCCAGGGGCTCAACACCGACTGGGCCACGATGCACTGCGGCACCAACCCGGGCGGCCCCTGCAACGAGACGACCGGCATCGGCGGTTCGACCCCGTGCAGCGGCACCACCTGCCAGGCCGGGTTCCACACCTACGCGATGGAGTGGGACAGGTCGACGAGCCCGGAGGAGGTGCGGTTCTACCTCGACGGGGTCAACTTCCACACCGTGCGGGCCAATCAGGTCGACGCGACGACGTGGGCGAACGCCACGAACCACGGCTACTTCGTGATTCTCAACGTCGCGATGGGCGGGGGCTTCCCGGGCGCCTTCGGCGGCGGTCCGGACGCCGGCACGGAGCCGGGGCACCCGATGACCGTGGACTATGTGCAGGTGCTGTCGTCCTCGGGCGATGGGAGCGGTACCACCCCGCCGCCGACCGGGAACCGGGATGCCTACGGGACGATCCAGGCGGAGTCGTTCGACAGCCAGTCGGGGACGTTCACGGAGTCCACGTCCGACAGCGGCGGCGGCCAGAACATCGGCGCGGTCGCGAACGGGGACTGGGCGCTCTACAAGGGCGTCAACTTCGGGTCCAGCGCGGCGCACCAGTTCAGTGCGCGGGTCGCGAGCGGGGCGGGGAGCGGGGTGAGCGGTCTGGTCGAAGTACGGCTGGACAGCCGCAGCGCGGCGCCGATCGGGAGTTTCGCGCTGGCGAACACGGGGGGCTGGCAGAGCTGGCGGACGGTGCCGGCGAACATCAGTGGGGTGACGGGGACGCATGACGTCTACCTGACCTTCACCAGCGGCCAGCCGGCCGACTTCGTCAACGTCAACTGGTTCACCTTCGGCCACTGA
- the secD gene encoding protein translocase subunit SecD — protein sequence MKRVDRVQRASRVRAVLALVVLALSVYIALTVPPRLGLDLRGGTQIVLQTRDSDTAKADADATDRALEVLRRRIDGLGVSEPNLVRSGEDRIIVELPGVQDPRQAADVLGRTAQMTFHPVLGTAAQQDSGSSGGRVLADEDGQRLRLGPAAMTGEHVKGAEGRIDPQQAVGWFVTVDFGGKGSDLWAKLTGEAACNPAGDPARRVAIVLDDEIISSPQVDPSVSCGTGIAGGSTQITGGFSDSEAKELALLVNGGALPVPVETIEQRTIGPTLGAEAITASAWAAVIGAALTSLFVIVVYRLLGALATLALACYALVSYAALAALGATLTLPGLAGFVLAIGMAVDANVLVFERAREEYTARRSTTPRTALNVGFRKAFSAIADSNITTLIAAGLLFFLASGPVRGFGVTLCIGVLASMFSALVITRVLAEFAVNRRAVRTRPAWSGIDRTGRVRAWLGRRDPDLMRRPRRWLAVSGVALVLATAGIAMRGVELGVEFTGGRLIEYSTPRTVSADDAREALADAGFPRAVVHSSADGDLTVRTTDLTDAEEREVREAVGELGGKTAKVRDEMIGPSLGDELRTNALLALGAALATQLLYLAVRFRWTYATSAVVALAHDVVLLIGVFAWLGKPLDGVFLAALLTVIGYSVNDSVVVFDRVRELTAGDRSGPFVRIANSAVLSTLPRTVNTGIGALFILVALVVLGGDTLTDFALALLIGIVVGTYSSVFTATPLAVALQGRETRGSGGRGGRRDGGSEGARGARTPSRAS from the coding sequence GTGAAACGCGTCGACCGCGTGCAACGCGCCTCCCGTGTGCGGGCCGTCCTGGCCCTCGTCGTCCTGGCCCTGTCCGTGTACATCGCGCTCACCGTCCCGCCCCGGCTGGGGCTCGACCTGCGCGGCGGCACGCAGATCGTGCTGCAGACCCGCGACTCGGACACCGCGAAGGCGGACGCGGACGCCACCGACCGGGCCCTGGAGGTGCTGCGCCGCCGGATCGACGGACTGGGGGTGTCGGAACCCAACCTGGTCCGCTCCGGCGAGGACCGGATCATCGTCGAGCTGCCGGGCGTGCAGGATCCGCGCCAGGCCGCCGACGTCCTCGGCCGCACCGCACAGATGACGTTCCACCCCGTCCTCGGCACCGCCGCCCAGCAGGACTCGGGCTCCTCCGGCGGGCGCGTCCTGGCCGACGAGGACGGGCAGCGGCTGCGGCTCGGTCCGGCCGCGATGACCGGCGAGCACGTCAAGGGCGCCGAGGGCCGGATCGACCCGCAGCAGGCGGTGGGCTGGTTCGTCACCGTGGACTTCGGCGGCAAGGGCAGCGACCTGTGGGCGAAGCTGACCGGTGAGGCCGCGTGCAACCCGGCCGGGGACCCGGCCCGCCGGGTGGCCATCGTCCTCGACGACGAGATCATCTCCTCGCCCCAGGTCGACCCGTCGGTCTCCTGCGGCACGGGGATCGCGGGCGGCTCGACGCAGATCACCGGCGGGTTCTCCGACAGCGAGGCGAAGGAGCTGGCGCTGCTGGTCAACGGCGGGGCGCTGCCCGTGCCGGTGGAGACGATCGAGCAGCGCACGATCGGCCCCACCCTGGGCGCGGAGGCGATCACCGCGAGCGCGTGGGCCGCCGTCATCGGCGCGGCGCTGACCTCGCTGTTCGTGATCGTCGTCTACCGGCTGCTCGGCGCGCTCGCCACCCTCGCGCTGGCCTGCTACGCCCTCGTCTCCTACGCCGCCCTGGCCGCGCTCGGCGCCACGCTCACCCTGCCGGGGCTGGCCGGCTTCGTGCTGGCGATCGGCATGGCGGTGGACGCCAACGTCCTGGTCTTCGAACGGGCGCGGGAGGAGTACACCGCGCGCCGGAGCACGACCCCGCGCACGGCGCTCAACGTGGGCTTCCGCAAGGCGTTCAGCGCGATCGCGGACTCCAACATCACCACGCTGATCGCGGCCGGACTGCTGTTCTTCCTCGCCTCGGGGCCGGTGCGCGGCTTCGGTGTCACCCTCTGCATCGGGGTGCTGGCGTCGATGTTCAGCGCGCTGGTCATCACCCGGGTGCTGGCCGAGTTCGCCGTCAACCGGCGTGCGGTGCGCACGCGTCCGGCGTGGTCCGGCATCGACCGCACGGGGCGGGTGCGGGCCTGGCTGGGCCGCCGCGACCCGGATCTGATGCGGCGGCCGCGGCGCTGGCTGGCCGTGTCGGGGGTCGCGCTGGTGCTGGCGACGGCGGGCATCGCGATGCGCGGGGTGGAGCTGGGAGTGGAGTTCACCGGCGGCCGGCTCATCGAGTACTCCACCCCCCGCACCGTCTCCGCCGACGACGCCCGGGAGGCGCTCGCGGACGCCGGGTTCCCGCGCGCGGTCGTGCACTCCTCCGCCGACGGCGATCTCACCGTCCGTACGACCGATCTGACCGACGCCGAGGAGCGGGAGGTACGGGAGGCCGTCGGCGAACTCGGCGGGAAGACGGCGAAGGTGCGCGACGAGATGATCGGGCCCAGCCTCGGCGACGAACTGCGCACCAACGCGCTGCTCGCCCTCGGCGCCGCCCTCGCGACCCAACTGCTGTATCTCGCCGTACGGTTCCGCTGGACGTACGCGACCTCGGCCGTGGTGGCGCTCGCCCATGACGTCGTCCTGCTGATCGGGGTGTTCGCCTGGCTCGGCAAGCCGCTCGACGGCGTCTTCCTGGCGGCCCTGCTCACGGTCATCGGCTACTCGGTCAACGACTCCGTCGTCGTCTTCGACCGGGTCCGCGAACTCACCGCCGGCGACCGGAGCGGACCCTTCGTGAGGATCGCCAACTCGGCGGTCCTCAGCACCCTGCCACGGACCGTCAACACGGGGATCGGGGCGCTGTTCATCCTGGTCGCCCTGGTGGTGCTGGGCGGCGACACGTTGACGGACTTCGCGCTGGCCCTGCTCATCGGCATCGTGGTGGGCACGTACTCGTCGGTCTTCACGGCGACCCCGCTGGCCGTGGCGCTACAGGGCCGCGAGACGCGAGGGTCCGGCGGGCGCGGCGGACGGCGCGACGGCGGCTCCGAGGGCGCGCGGGGCGCCCGTACGCCGTCCCGGGCGTCCTGA
- a CDS encoding response regulator transcription factor, whose product MTEPTTPPAAATRTRILLADDHALVRRGVRLILEGEPDFEVVAEAGDGAEAVQAARTHRPDLAILDVAMPRMTGLQAARELSQLQPDLRILMLSMYDNEQYFFQALKAGACGYVLKSVADRDLVEACRAAVRGEPFLYPGAVTALIRNFLDRVRSGDEAPDSVLTPREEEVLKLIAEGHSSKEIADTLFISIKTVQRHRANLLHKLGLRDRLELTRYAIRAGLVEP is encoded by the coding sequence ATGACCGAACCGACCACCCCACCGGCCGCCGCCACCCGCACCCGCATCCTGCTGGCCGACGACCACGCCCTGGTGCGCCGCGGGGTGCGGCTCATCCTGGAGGGCGAACCCGACTTCGAGGTCGTCGCGGAGGCCGGTGACGGCGCCGAGGCCGTCCAGGCCGCCCGAACCCACCGCCCCGACCTCGCGATCCTGGACGTCGCCATGCCGCGCATGACCGGACTCCAGGCCGCCCGGGAGCTCTCCCAGCTCCAGCCCGACCTGCGCATCCTCATGCTGAGCATGTACGACAACGAGCAGTACTTCTTCCAGGCCCTCAAGGCCGGCGCGTGCGGCTACGTCCTGAAGTCGGTGGCCGACCGCGACCTGGTCGAGGCCTGCCGCGCTGCGGTACGGGGCGAGCCGTTCCTGTACCCGGGCGCGGTCACGGCGCTGATCCGCAACTTCCTGGACCGGGTCCGCTCGGGCGACGAGGCCCCGGACAGCGTGCTGACGCCGCGCGAGGAGGAGGTCCTCAAGCTGATCGCGGAGGGCCACTCCTCCAAGGAGATCGCCGACACCCTGTTCATCAGCATCAAGACCGTCCAGCGCCACCGGGCGAACCTGCTGCACAAGCTCGGCCTGCGGGACCGCCTGGAACTGACCCGGTACGCCATCCGGGCGGGCCTGGTCGAACCCTGA